The proteins below are encoded in one region of Dehalococcoidales bacterium:
- a CDS encoding thiamine pyrophosphate-binding protein → MGKVTGGRLVVKALKQEGIECIFALSGRDIDPIFQACIDEKVRLIDTRHEQAAAFMAEGWARATGKPGVAAVTGGPGVANAFTSIWNASISLSPTIVLGGAVQRAELTLGAFQEMDSTLLVSPITKWRESIRDARRIPEYISMAFRQALSGRPGPVYLELPSDVLLDEVEEAPLPVSYRTTARAQGDPALVKKAVEMLLNAKRPIVIAGSGVRWSGAGKELQEFIEMAKLPLTLTQMGRGVVPEDHPMCFGPTRVGTKQADVVLVVGTRLNYALNYGRPALFGEGGKWIQVDIEPTDIGRNRPIDIGIMGDAKAVLGQMIEEARDRCKNRQELPWVEECRAYIRDRQKQLEVNMNSDSSPVHPARLCKEVRDFLDRDATIVLDGGDITLWGAAVLRSYEVGHWLDNTPTGCLGSGTAFAMAAKAARPDKQVFLLNGDGSFGLNAMEFDTMVRHKLPVVCAIGNDGAWGLIKHGQQAHGADRVIGTELGFVRYDKMVEALGGYGEAVETPQDIRPALERAFASGLPACINVKCADVFRGLPRRSATK, encoded by the coding sequence ATGGGCAAAGTTACCGGTGGCCGACTGGTGGTTAAAGCTCTCAAGCAAGAAGGTATAGAATGCATTTTCGCACTGTCCGGTCGTGATATAGACCCTATTTTTCAAGCCTGCATCGATGAAAAGGTAAGGCTGATTGATACCCGCCATGAGCAGGCCGCCGCCTTCATGGCGGAGGGGTGGGCCAGAGCTACCGGGAAACCGGGTGTGGCTGCGGTCACCGGGGGCCCCGGCGTCGCCAATGCTTTCACCAGTATCTGGAATGCTTCCATAAGCCTGAGCCCGACCATTGTCCTGGGAGGAGCCGTCCAGCGGGCAGAGCTGACCCTGGGGGCTTTCCAGGAGATGGACTCGACATTACTGGTAAGCCCGATTACGAAGTGGCGCGAAAGTATCCGTGATGCCAGAAGGATTCCGGAGTATATCAGCATGGCTTTCCGCCAGGCGTTAAGCGGCAGACCGGGGCCCGTTTACCTTGAGTTACCTTCAGATGTGCTGCTGGATGAAGTAGAAGAAGCCCCGTTGCCGGTGAGCTACCGGACTACAGCCCGCGCGCAGGGTGACCCTGCCCTGGTCAAGAAAGCCGTCGAAATGCTGCTCAATGCCAAGCGACCGATTGTTATTGCCGGCAGCGGTGTCAGGTGGTCAGGAGCCGGGAAAGAGCTTCAGGAGTTTATCGAGATGGCCAAGCTACCGCTGACATTGACCCAGATGGGGCGGGGAGTTGTCCCCGAAGACCATCCCATGTGCTTTGGGCCGACCAGGGTAGGCACGAAACAGGCTGATGTTGTGTTGGTAGTCGGGACCCGCCTGAACTATGCGCTTAACTATGGCCGTCCAGCCCTCTTTGGCGAGGGCGGAAAGTGGATTCAGGTAGATATTGAACCCACGGATATTGGCCGTAACCGGCCTATTGATATCGGTATCATGGGAGACGCTAAAGCGGTACTGGGACAGATGATCGAGGAAGCCCGGGACAGGTGCAAGAACCGGCAGGAACTGCCCTGGGTGGAGGAATGCCGGGCGTATATCAGGGACCGGCAAAAGCAGCTTGAGGTCAATATGAATTCTGATAGCTCCCCTGTCCATCCCGCCCGTTTGTGCAAGGAAGTCCGTGATTTCCTGGACCGGGACGCGACTATCGTCCTGGATGGCGGGGATATCACGCTGTGGGGTGCCGCCGTCCTGAGAAGCTATGAAGTCGGGCACTGGCTGGACAACACCCCGACCGGGTGCCTCGGCTCGGGAACCGCCTTCGCCATGGCTGCCAAAGCGGCCAGACCGGACAAGCAGGTATTCCTGCTTAATGGAGACGGCTCTTTCGGACTGAACGCCATGGAGTTTGACACCATGGTCAGGCACAAACTACCGGTCGTCTGTGCTATCGGCAATGACGGTGCCTGGGGACTGATTAAACACGGCCAGCAGGCCCACGGGGCAGACAGGGTAATCGGTACCGAGCTTGGCTTCGTCCGTTACGACAAAATGGTGGAGGCGCTGGGCGGTTACGGCGAGGCGGTGGAGACGCCGCAGGATATCCGCCCCGCCCTGGAGAGGGCTTTTGCCTCCGGACTACCCGCCTGCATCAATGTGAAGTGCGCCGATGTTTTCCGGGGTCTGCCCAGACGGTCGGCTACGAAATAA
- a CDS encoding zinc-ribbon domain containing protein codes for MSFQDKSLQCSDCGATFTFSAEEQDFFHSKGYTNEPKRCPECRQARKTERNGSSNYGSGNYGSSNYSSRRQMFPAVCAECGKTTEVPFEPRGDRPVYCSDCYRKVRLTA; via the coding sequence ATGAGTTTTCAGGACAAGTCACTTCAATGCTCCGATTGCGGAGCTACCTTCACCTTCAGCGCTGAGGAACAGGATTTTTTCCATTCCAAGGGCTATACCAATGAGCCCAAGCGCTGTCCCGAATGCCGCCAGGCAAGGAAGACAGAACGCAACGGAAGCAGCAACTACGGAAGCGGCAACTACGGTTCCAGTAACTACAGTTCCAGACGCCAGATGTTCCCGGCGGTATGCGCCGAGTGTGGCAAAACTACTGAAGTACCCTTTGAGCCGCGCGGTGATAGACCGGTGTACTGTAGCGATTGCTACCGTAAAGTCAGACTAACTGCTTAA
- a CDS encoding MBL fold metallo-hydrolase encodes MLAKLTFLGAAQNVTGSCYLLENHDARVLIDCGMYQERKYQERNWRPFLFDPKSIDAVFLTHAHLDHSGLLPKLVRDGYAGKIYCTQPTAEIARIILLDAAYLQQEDAAYKAERHRKEGRRGPFPEAPLYTVEDAEAVAPHFAAVEYLTCVSVNSNVEGCYYEAGHVLGAAAISINIKKEGQSHRILFSGDIGEPDRPIINDPAIFYGAEYIVIESTYGDRTHEEHKNINIQNQLRDCINMTANAGGNIIIPSFALERSQELLYHLNELFLRKEIPFLPVFLDSPMAIRITEVFKRHAYLFDKEMMQRLRQGDSCFNFENLKMVESAEESKAINHLEGSSIIIAGSGMVTGGRVKHHIVNNITRPESTILFIGYQAVGTAGRILLDGAKEIRLLGQIYPVKANIEKIDGFSSHADHDGLLAWLSDIRQPPRCVFVTHGEERAATSFARIISEKTGWKTSAPGYRDTVELV; translated from the coding sequence CGGCGCAAAATGTCACCGGTTCCTGCTATCTTCTGGAAAACCATGACGCCCGTGTGCTCATAGATTGCGGAATGTACCAGGAGCGGAAATATCAGGAAAGAAACTGGCGCCCGTTTCTGTTCGACCCCAAATCAATTGACGCTGTTTTCCTGACCCATGCCCATCTTGACCATTCCGGTCTCTTGCCCAAACTGGTACGTGACGGCTACGCAGGTAAGATTTATTGCACTCAGCCTACGGCTGAGATAGCCCGGATCATTCTCCTTGACGCCGCCTATCTGCAACAGGAAGATGCCGCCTATAAGGCGGAGCGTCACAGGAAGGAAGGACGCCGCGGCCCTTTTCCGGAAGCGCCTCTTTATACCGTGGAGGATGCTGAAGCGGTGGCCCCCCATTTTGCAGCGGTGGAGTACCTGACCTGCGTGAGTGTTAACAGTAACGTCGAGGGCTGTTACTATGAGGCGGGTCATGTGCTGGGGGCGGCAGCAATAAGTATAAACATCAAAAAGGAAGGCCAGAGCCACCGCATTCTCTTTTCCGGTGATATCGGTGAGCCAGACCGTCCCATAATCAATGACCCGGCTATTTTTTACGGCGCTGAATATATTGTTATCGAGTCGACTTATGGGGACCGTACCCATGAAGAACATAAGAACATCAATATTCAAAATCAGTTGCGCGACTGTATTAACATGACGGCAAACGCGGGGGGTAATATCATCATTCCCAGCTTCGCTCTGGAGCGTAGTCAGGAGCTGCTCTATCATCTTAATGAACTCTTTCTGCGCAAAGAAATTCCATTTTTACCCGTGTTTTTAGACAGCCCCATGGCGATACGTATTACCGAAGTATTTAAACGGCATGCTTACCTGTTTGACAAGGAAATGATGCAACGCCTGCGTCAGGGTGATTCCTGTTTTAATTTTGAAAACCTCAAAATGGTGGAGAGCGCCGAAGAGTCCAAAGCGATTAATCATTTGGAAGGAAGCAGTATTATCATCGCTGGTAGTGGCATGGTGACCGGCGGGCGTGTCAAGCACCATATTGTTAATAATATTACCCGGCCGGAAAGCACCATATTATTTATCGGCTATCAGGCGGTGGGGACTGCCGGCAGAATACTGCTGGATGGGGCGAAAGAAATCCGTCTCCTGGGGCAGATCTACCCCGTAAAAGCGAACATTGAAAAGATAGATGGCTTTTCTTCTCACGCTGACCATGATGGCTTGCTGGCCTGGCTGTCTGACATCCGGCAACCGCCGCGCTGTGTCTTCGTCACCCATGGGGAAGAAAGAGCCGCTACCAGCTTTGCCCGGATTATAAGTGAAAAGACCGGCTGGAAAACAAGCGCCCCGGGATATAGAGATACCGTGGAGCTCGTTTGA